In Amaranthus tricolor cultivar Red isolate AtriRed21 chromosome 3, ASM2621246v1, whole genome shotgun sequence, a single window of DNA contains:
- the LOC130808588 gene encoding putative disease resistance protein RGA3, with amino-acid sequence MAEAIIMPVAKVILGKIVSLIGDHVHEEIKAVKSAKSDLRVMVDKVEAICAVLQDAEERQFGNRAIKLWLRDLKRIVYDIDDLLDEVTFDALQRRVNKGHLGRQLRYYLSSSNPFISRYHLSNKIRDLRHDLENIVAKKTEFGLTERPIEYPIDENKHTLDGSSFVYKPDVIGREKDRQDVLDRLISLSDANRPYVLPIVGMGGIGKTALAKVVYKDVHHFDLKLWARVSDTFLIPKILKDILLDSGIDNIPNHDMNVLVKKLQSLLDGKKYFLVLDDVWVEDIAIWMELKNILAVGKPGSVILITTRIPNVALCIGNLEPYNLNRLSDEDCWSVFKRLAFKEGEEGKYPVLEDIGLSIVQKCCGIPLVVKCLASILRCERNDQRWLQINNMDSFTELDQQYDKVLQLLKLSYDKLPSHLKPCFAYMSLFVKNIILTDDAVFNMWTALGLLPVRNREEDIDHWRYSFIQELVSKSVLQESIVHFNGVSIQCQLHDLFHDVAKKILGEELVVVTHEKMEVSEFGRHIIWEYEGASASATGNELKDMEFPKELLKLKHARTFRFGYAMRAHLKQSFVEAIISNFCCLRILDLGDIWFEELPETIGNLKHLRYLDLSNNCIIRSLPNAICKLLNLQTFCISGCRQLEGLPKDFHHLQSLKKIELTTCELSLVHNKLMALTSLQQLCLFGCPKLVSLWENSDVGNLTSLRHLFIKHCHKLARLPNNFKFLNGLQTLGLVYCEELDMEEEESLKGLQNLQLLMIRGIPKLKILPRGLLSVAASLQHLVIRDCEGLVDLPDWLHCMTSLRSITIESCRNLSGLPNTFCHLKLLQKLTINNSPL; translated from the coding sequence ATGGCTGAAGCAATCATAATGCCTGTAGCAAAAGTCATTCTAGGAAAGATTGTTTCCTTAATTGGTGATCATGTTCATGAAGAGATCAAAGCTGTTAAGTCGGCTAAGTCTGATCTTAGAGTCATGGTTGACAAAGTTGAAGCAATTTGTGCGGTGCTACAAGATGCAGAGGAGAGGCAATTTGGTAACCGGGCTATAAAACTTTGGCTTCGAGATCTCAAGAGAATCGTTTATGATATTGATGACCTCTTGGATGAAGTCACCTTTGATGCTTTGCAACGTCGTGTAAACAAAGGTCATTTAGGCCGTCAGCTCAGGTACTATCTTTCCTCGTCAAATCCCTTCATCTCTCGTTATCatttaagtaataaaattaGAGATCTTCGACATGATCTAGAGAACATCGTGGCTAAGAAAACCGAATTTGGTTTAACTGAGCGCCCAATCGAGTACCCAATTGATGAAAACAAGCATACTTTGGATGGAAGTTCCTTTGTGTATAAGCCTGATGTTATTGGAAGAGAAAAAGATAGGCAGGACGTATTGGACAGATTGATATCACTCAGTGATGCTAATAGACCTTATGTGCTGCCTATAGTTGGGATGGGAGGAATAGGGAAAACAGCATTGGCTAAAGTAGTGTATAAAGATGTCCATCATTTTGATCTTAAACTCTGGGCAAGAGTCTCGGACACATTTCTCATACCTAAGATCTTAAAGGACATATTACTTGATAGTGGTATTGACAATATACCCAATCATGATATGAATGTGTTGGTGAAAAAACTCCAAAGTTTGTTGGATGGAAAAAAATACTTTCTCGTGTTGGATGATGTTTGGGTAGAAGATATTgcgatttggatggagttaaaGAACATTTTGGCAGTTGGGAAACCCGGGAGTGTAATTTTGATCACCACAAGAATCCCCAATGTCGCATTATGTATTGGAAATTTGGAGCCATATAACTTAAATAGGCTTTCAGACGAGGACTGTTGGTCCGTTTTCAAGCGATTGGCTTTCAAAGAAGGCGAGGAAGGAAAATATCCGGTTCTAGAGGATATTGGCTTGTCTATCGTTCAAAAATGTTGTGGCATCCCACTTGTTGTTAAGTGTTTGGCAAGTATTTTACGATGTGAGAGGAATGATCAACGATGGCTACAAATCAATAACATGGATAGTTTCACCGAGTTAGATCAGCAATATGATAAAGTGTTGCAACTTTTGAAGCTGAGCTATGATAAACTTCCTTCCCATCTAAAACCATGTTTTGCTTACATGTCCTTATTTGTGAAGAATATTATTCTTACTGATGATGCTGTATTTAACATGTGGACAGCACTTGGGCTATTGCCAGTTAGAAACAGAGAAGAAGATATTGATCATTGGAGATACTCTTTCATTCAAGAACTGGTGTCAAAGTCTGTTCTTCAAGAATCAATAGTTCATTTTAATGGAGTTTCTATCCAGTGTCAATTGCATGATCTTTTTCATGATGTAGCTAAGAAGATTTTGGGTGAAGAATTGGTTGTCGTTACTCATGAAAAGATGGAAGTTTCTGAATTCGGCAGGCATATAATTTGGGAATACGAGGGTGCAAGTGCTAGTGCTACTGGTAATGAATTAAAAGACATGGAATTTCCTAAGGAGCTCCTTAAACTCAAGCATGCAAGAACATTTCGATTTGGTTATGCAATGCGCGCCCATCTTAAACAGTCATTTGTTGAAGCGATAATCTCCAATTTCTGCTGCTTACGCATCTTAGATCTTGGTGACATTTGGTTTGAGGAGTTGCCTGAGACAATCGGAAACTTGAAGCATCTTAGATATCTTGATTTGTCAAATAATTGTATTATTAGATCGCTTCCAAATGCAATATGCAAGTTGTTAAACTTACAGACATTTTGTATTAGTGGATGCAGGCAATTAGAGGGGTTACCTAAAGACTTCCACCATTTACAAAGCTTAAAAAAGATCGAGTTGACAACATGCGAGCTGAGCTTAGTTCACAACAAGCTGATGGCATTGACTTCACTTCAACAATTGTGTCTCTTCGGGTGTCCAAAACTGGTATCTTTATGGGAAAATAGTGATGTCGGGAACCTCACTTCACTCCGACACTTATTTATCAAACACTGTCATAAATTGGCTCGTCTTCCAAACAATTTCAAGTTCTTAAATGGACTTCAGACACTAGGATTAGTTTATTGTGAAGAGTTGGATATGGAGGAGGAAGAGAGCTTAAAAGGCCTTCAAAACCTACAATTATTGATGATCCGAGGGATTCCCAAACTGAAAATTCTACCGCGTGGTTTACTGTCAGTTGCTGCTTCTCTTCAACATCTCGTAATAAGAGACTGTGAAGGGTTGGTGGATCTTCCAGATTGGTTGCATTGCATGACTTCACTACGTTCGATTACAATCGAAAGTTGTCGTAATCTCTCGGGTTTGCCCAACACATTTTGCCATCTCAAGTTACTACAAAAGCTTACTATCAACAACAGTCCACtctga
- the LOC130807861 gene encoding glutathione S-transferase 2-like, with product MASLTETQEKPKIKIYSWWRSSASARVLITLHLKGLDYEYKEINILKGDQFTPEFKKISPRSFVPVLVDGDVVITESTAIIQYLEERYPQPSILPPQGEFQKRALHYQVASMINASMQPFINIQVLKYIEEKVGAEERIPWAHIYFKKGFSALENLLKEHSGKYAIGDEVGMADVFLAPEIDGAVKLFNLDMNEFPLLKKLSDDTYHQSKPFLDAVIQSQPDA from the exons ATGGCAAGCTTAACAGAAACACAAGAGAAGCCAAAGATAAAGATCTATTCATGGTGGAGGAGTTCGGCATCGGCTCGAGTTCTTATAACCCTCCATTTGAAAGGGCTTGATTATGAATACAAAGAGATTAATATACTTAAAGGTGATCAGTTTACACCTGAGTTCAAGAAGATTAGTCCAAGAAGCTTTGTGCCTGTTTTagttgatggtgatgttgttATAACTGAATCAACTGCTATCATACAATATTTGGAAGAAAGGTATCCTCAACCTTCTATTTTGCCCCCACAAGGTGAATTTCAAAAGAGAGCACTCCATTATCAG GTTGCAAGCATGATCAACGCAAGTATGCAACCATTCATAAACATACAAGTATTGAAATACATTGAAGAAAAAGTTGGGGCTGAAGAAAGAATACCGTGGGCTCATATCTATTTTAAGAAAGGTTTTTCAGCATTGGAAAATCTACTAAAAGAACATTCTGGAAAGTATGCAATTGGGGATGAAGTTGGCATGGCAGATGTTTTCTTAGCACCTGAAATTGATGGTGctgttaaattatttaatctcGACATGAACGAATTTCCTTTATTGAAGAAATTGAGTGATGACACGTATCATCAGTCTAAGCCATTCCTGGATGCTGTCATTCAGTCACAGCCTGATGCTTGA
- the LOC130808218 gene encoding uncharacterized protein LOC130808218: protein MSPSTNSTFLLDDGSVVFSLTTYSEAEVIITTWNKQFQSSETARKIQLLYLANDILQNNKRKGNEFVEFWKVLLAALSKDVDDKGDEQGKKVFSRMVKI from the exons ATGTCGCCTTCTACGAATTCAACGTTTCTCTTGGACGATGGGTCAGTCGTTTTCTCATTGACAACTTAT AGCGAAGCAGAAGTGATCATCACAACATGGAATAAACAGTTCCAAAGTTCTGAGACGGCCCGAAAGATCCAACTTTTGTATCTTGCCAATGATATACTGCAGAACAATAAAAGGAAAGGAAATGAGTTTGTTGAGTTCTGGAAGGTGCTTCTTGCGGCTCTCAGCAAAGACGTGGATGACAAGGGTGATGAGCAAGGAAAGAAGGTCTTCTCTAGAATG GTTAAAATATGA
- the LOC130808900 gene encoding GDSL esterase/lipase At3g26430-like produces the protein MRSGFTNLVSCVILVLLTADLGFTVGITPRPTNNRNHNQCHFPAIFNFGDSNSDTGGLSAVYGQAPPPNGVTFFGAPAGRYCDGRLIIDFLAEKLGLQYLSAYLDSVGSNYSHGANFATAGSTVRPQNTTKSQSGYSPISLDVQFAEYSDFHKRSQVVRKRGGIFEGLLPKEEYFGRAIYTFDIGQNDLTAGYKLNMTSDQVKAYIPDVIHHFSQVVKGVYTQGGRSFWIHNTGPLGCLPYMLDRFVLTAAQIDEFGCASPLNEVSKYYNIKLKEAVLQLRKDLPMATITFVDIYTLKYTLITQAKKLGFEESLVACCGIGGKYNFNNTMRCGSTEILDGKEILVAKSCNNPSLRLIWDGIHYTEAANKWIFHQIIKNSSYLDPPNSLEMACPNKYV, from the exons ATGAGATCTGGGTTTACTAATTTGGTTagttgtgtaattttggtaTTATTAACCGCTGATTTAGGGTTTACAGTAGGAATAACACCCAGACCCACTAATAATAGAAACCATAATCAATGCCATTTTCCAGCAATTTTCAACTTCGGGGATTCCAATTCGGACACCGGCGGACTATCAGCGGTGTATGGGCAGGCCCCACCTCCTAATGGTGTTACCTTCTTTGGTGCTCCTGCTGGCCGTTACTGTGACGGCCGTCTCATTATTGATTTCTTAG ctgAAAAATTAGGATTACAATATTTGAGTGCGTATCTGGATTCAGTTGGGTCAAATTATAGTCATGGAGCCAATTTCGCAACAGCAGGTTCTACGGTGAGACCTCAAAACACAACAAAGTCTCAAAGTGGATATAGCCCTATCTCTTTGGACGTTCAATTTGCTGAATACTCTGACTTTCACAAAAGATCCCAAGTAGTCCGTAAACGAG GTGGTATCTTTGAGGGGCTATTACCCAAAGAGGAATACTTTGGTCGCGCCATATACACCTTTGATATTGGTCAAAATGATCTTACTGCTGGCTACAAACTTAACATGACCTCTGACCAAGTCAAAGCATACATCCCTGATGTTATTCATCACTTCTCCCAAGTTGTCAag GGTGTGTATACACAAGGAGGAAGATCATTCTGGATCCATAACACCGGTCCACTGGGCTGCCTACCGTATATGCTAGACCGCTTTGTTCTTACGGCGGCCCAAATTGATGAGTTTGGATGTGCAAGCCCATTAAATGAGGTTTCTAAGTACTACAACATTAAGCTCAAAGAGGCTGTACTTCAATTGAGGAAGGATTTGCCTATGGCCACAATTACATTTGTTGACATTTACACTCTTAAGTACACTCTAATTACCCAAGCCAAAAAATTGG GTTTTGAAGAAAGTCTTGTAGCATGTTGTGGAATTGGAGGAAAATACAATTTCAACAACACAATGAGATGTGGAAGCACTGAGATTTTGGATGGCAAAGAAATTTTGGTTGCCAAATCCTGCAATAATCCATCCTTGCGTCTAATTTGGGATGGCATTCATTATACTGAAGCTGCTAATAAGTGGATATTTcatcaaattattaaaaattcttCTTATTTAGACCCACCAAATTCTTTGGAAATGGCTTGTCCCAATAAATATGTATGA
- the LOC130808795 gene encoding GDSL esterase/lipase At3g26430-like: MAFTNFIVFLFLTLISSSSSEDITMENKQQCDFPAIFNFGDSNSDTGGLSAAFGQAGPPSGMTFFHTPAGRYCDGRLVIDFIAQSSGLPYLSAYLDAVGSNFSHGANFATAGSCIRPQNTTLHQSGFSPISLNVQWYQFNDFHRRTQTFRQKGNVFKQLLPKGEYFSKALYTFDIGQNDLTSGYFLNKSGDEVKAYIPDVLDQFSTVIMSIYDQGGRYFWIHNTGPLGCLAYVLERVPVKASEVDHVGCASPINEVAQYFNRKLKDVVGHLRKKLPHASFTYVDVYSVKYDLIHHATKYGFEYPLRACCGHGGKYNYNEHVGCGGKKTVKGKQILVAKACKDPSIVINWDGVHYTEAANKWVFDRIVDGSYSDPPTPLKLACHKH, encoded by the exons ATGGCGTTTACTAACTTTATAGTATTTCTATTCCTAACATTGATATCTTCGAGTTCCAGTGAGGATATAACAATGGAAAACAAGCAACAATGTGACTTTCCGGCCATATTTAACTTTGGTGACTCAAACTCCGATACGGGCGGCTTGTCTGCGGCGTTTGGGCAAGCGGGCCCGCCTAGTGGCATGACCTTTTTCCATACTCCTGCTGGTAGATACTGTGATGGCCGCCTTGTCATTGATTTTATTG CACAAAGCTCGGGACTTCCATATTTGAGTGCATACCTTGATGCCGTGGGATCAAACTTCAGCCATGGTGCAAATTTCGCGACCGCAGGGTCGTGCATTAGACCTCAAAACACCACACTTCATCAAAGTGGGTTTAGTCCTATTTCTTTGAACGTTCAATGGTATCAATTCAATGATTTTCATCGTCGTACCCAAACCTTTCGTCAAAAAG GGAATGTGTTCAAGCAACTGTTACCAAAGGGAGAATATTTCTCCAAGGCTCTGTATACGTTCGATATTGGTCAAAACGATCTAACGTCCGGATATTTTCTGAATAAATCTGGTGATGAAGTTAAAGCTTACATTCCAGATGTACTTGATCAGTTTTCTACTGTCATCATG AGCATATATGATCAAGGAGGGAGGTATTTTTGGATTCATAATACAGGACCATTAGGATGCTTGGCATACGTATTGGAGCGTGTGCCAGTAAAGGCAAGCGAAGTGGACCATGTAGGATGTGCAAGCCCAATTAACGAAGTGGCCCAATACTTCAACCGAAAGTTAAAGGATGTTGTAGGCCACCTTAGAAAAAAGCTTCCCCATGCAAGCTTTACTTATGTGGATGTCTATTCTGTTAAGTACGACCTTATTCACCATGCAACAAAATACG gTTTTGAGTATCCATTAAGAGCTTGTTGTGGGCATGGAGGAAAGTACAATTATAACGAGCACGTTGGGTGTGGAGGAAAGAAAACAGTGAAAGGCAAACAAATATTAGTGGCAAAAGCATGTAAAGATCCTTCTATTGTTATCAACTGGGATGGCGTTCATTACACTGAGGCTGCCAACAAATGGGTCTTTGATCGGATCGTCGATGGTTCTTATTCGGATCCTCCCACTCCCTTGAAATTAGCTTGTCATAAGCATTGA